One Spinacia oleracea cultivar Varoflay chromosome 4, BTI_SOV_V1, whole genome shotgun sequence DNA segment encodes these proteins:
- the LOC130471288 gene encoding uncharacterized protein, whose protein sequence is MCYVVGANPPIHVMEGFVRRIWKNMGVEKVVVAAKGVFLVRFTTMARRDEVLASKRPFFDSKPVVLKAWTQDMDFSKEDLRSVPIWVKLHQLDFKYWGEKRLTKIVGKLGTLKHVDSATAKRDKLVFARVQVEVSVEQVFPDKLQFINEKGSVTEIGVESEWRPVVCSQCKGMGHEVAKCRKNMGRRIWVPKVVVSPLANHDSEQVQQFQPVQNPSRRVKPIPAGISVGNHFQVLGVDHGEDQGDGGGGVNPQQCTIGGGDSSGSNG, encoded by the coding sequence ATGTGTTATGTGGTTGGAGCAAATCCCCCTATTCATGTAATGGAGGGTTTTGTTCGTCGAATCTGGAAAAACATGGGGGTGGAGAAGGTGGTTGTTGCTGCAAAAGGGGTGTTCCTAGTTAGGTTCACAACCATGGCTAGGCGCGATGAGGTGCTGGCTTCTAAGAGGCCCTTTTTTGATAGCAAACCTGTTGTTCTTAAGGCATGGACACAGGATATGGATTTCTCAAAGGAGGATTTGAGATCTGTGCCCATTTGGGTTAAGCTACATCAGCTTGACTTTAAGTACTGGGGTGAGAAGAGGCTCACTAAGATTGTGGGGAAACTTGGTACTCTTAAGCATGTAGACAGTGCTACTGCGAAGAGGGATAAACTTGTGTTTGCAAGGGTTCAGGTTGAGGTGAGTGTTGAGCAAGTTTTTCCTGATAAACTGCAATTCATAAATGAGAAGGGGAGTGTAACTGAGATTGGGGTTGAATCTGAATGGAGGCCAGTGGTGTGTTCTCAATGCAAGGGTATGGGACATGAGGTGGCTAAATGCAGGAAGAACATGGGTAGAAGGATATGGGTGCCAAAGGTTGTGGTGTCTCCACTAGCTAATCATGATAGTGAGCAGGTACAACAATTTCAACCTGTCCAAAATCCTAGTAGGAGAGTGAAGCCTATTCCTGCTGGGATTAGTGTTGGTAATCATTTTCAGGTGCTTGGAGTGGATCATGGTGAGGATCAGGgagatggtggtggtggggtgAACCCACAGCAGTGTACTATTGGAGGAGGGGACTCCTCTGGAAGCAATGGATAG